One Patescibacteria group bacterium DNA window includes the following coding sequences:
- a CDS encoding DUF4012 domain-containing protein, translated as MQNKNKQQGNNQNNQVPVFLGGHTPSSNIVVQEVILVPQVVPKKTIKKSFAQFSWLTEISTVSLVIGVLWLLSRVAIFLFRLPIVRKETPVRATTRPILAIKKRPPIPSPSLSRPSRKRQYQPAWPRLPKFAPVLSFALCCIIVLAPVWTASRIGTAQAHAETAKSLATGSVTDLMAGAEHLSAGNADLANTSFIAAQKQLHNANALLGGMPQELRTGLAFIPKTDASFSAVSELLSVAETLTSVSIVITGAVAEIQDSGVLGSSESEDIMQSIADATHQLEVATNTLLSLRVDDMPERYQAAWLTLHQSLPTLLAAVRTIDDAVATLTHLSGVNATQRILLIFQNNNELRAGGGFMGSYAVLDVVDGAITNVSFPGGGTYDVQGSLNELVIPPAALSLVANRWEFQDANWWYDWPTSAKKISWFYEHAGGSTVDAVVGIDATFVERLLEVVGPIPMPAYRLTITNENFVSEITDQVEQKYDKTVNKPKQILADLFPVLVANLTNKIQTGDLSLLTIFAEAAQQKHAMIYSRDSSIQTRITSLGWGGVVPTYEKETDSLAIVHTNIAGQKTDGKMLTRVLRDIVIGNDGSITANVSVERTHTGVKGDQYTGVRNVDYLRFYVPLGSQLISATGFGAPDKTLFVPAITGAKADELLNAERKAVIDPSSQTRMYNELGREVFANWLMVDPGQSATVNISYRLPWRLQCASSFLDWFAVKQKEPCQRFYTFAWESQPGSRGVTLEQNIALPGGTISTGKGPATSHYSESLIAESDVQTALTVSIPYNHE; from the coding sequence ATGCAAAACAAGAATAAACAGCAAGGTAATAACCAAAACAATCAGGTACCGGTGTTTCTTGGTGGCCATACACCGTCAAGTAATATTGTTGTGCAAGAGGTGATCCTGGTGCCGCAGGTCGTACCAAAAAAAACCATAAAAAAATCTTTCGCACAATTTTCTTGGCTAACTGAGATAAGCACCGTTAGCCTTGTTATTGGTGTGCTGTGGCTGCTCAGTCGTGTTGCCATTTTTCTGTTCCGACTTCCTATTGTGAGAAAAGAAACGCCAGTTCGTGCAACCACCAGGCCGATTTTGGCTATAAAAAAACGTCCCCCTATTCCTTCTCCTTCTTTGTCTCGGCCAAGTCGTAAGCGTCAGTACCAACCAGCATGGCCGCGTCTACCGAAATTTGCTCCAGTACTTTCCTTTGCGCTTTGCTGCATCATTGTTTTGGCACCAGTCTGGACAGCCAGCCGTATTGGTACTGCGCAGGCTCATGCTGAAACAGCCAAGTCGCTCGCCACCGGTAGTGTTACTGATCTCATGGCCGGGGCAGAACATCTTTCGGCGGGAAATGCTGACTTGGCAAATACTTCATTCATAGCGGCTCAAAAGCAACTGCATAACGCTAATGCGCTGCTCGGTGGCATGCCGCAAGAGCTTCGTACCGGTCTAGCGTTTATACCCAAAACCGATGCCTCGTTTTCTGCGGTCAGTGAATTACTAAGTGTGGCGGAGACACTGACGAGCGTAAGCATTGTCATTACCGGCGCAGTTGCGGAAATTCAAGACTCCGGTGTTTTGGGCTCAAGCGAAAGCGAAGACATAATGCAATCAATCGCTGATGCTACTCATCAGCTAGAGGTGGCAACAAACACATTACTATCCCTACGCGTCGATGACATGCCCGAGCGTTATCAAGCTGCCTGGTTAACCTTGCACCAGTCCTTACCAACGCTCCTTGCTGCAGTACGAACTATTGATGATGCTGTGGCGACTTTGACGCATTTGAGCGGTGTGAATGCTACGCAGCGTATTCTTTTGATTTTCCAAAACAACAACGAGCTTCGAGCTGGCGGGGGTTTTATGGGGAGTTACGCTGTTCTCGATGTTGTTGATGGTGCCATTACGAACGTTTCGTTTCCAGGTGGCGGCACCTATGACGTACAGGGAAGTCTGAATGAGCTAGTCATTCCACCAGCCGCGCTTAGTTTGGTGGCGAATCGGTGGGAGTTTCAAGACGCCAATTGGTGGTATGACTGGCCAACATCGGCAAAGAAAATTAGTTGGTTTTATGAGCATGCGGGTGGCAGTACCGTCGACGCAGTTGTCGGCATTGATGCGACGTTCGTTGAGCGACTCCTTGAGGTTGTTGGGCCAATTCCGATGCCGGCATACAGATTAACAATTACTAACGAGAACTTCGTTTCGGAAATAACAGATCAGGTTGAGCAGAAGTACGACAAAACAGTAAATAAGCCAAAGCAAATTTTAGCTGACCTGTTCCCGGTTCTTGTTGCCAATTTGACTAATAAAATTCAAACAGGGGACCTTTCGCTACTCACGATATTTGCCGAAGCTGCCCAGCAGAAGCACGCAATGATTTATTCAAGAGATTCATCAATTCAAACGCGTATTACCTCACTTGGATGGGGCGGTGTTGTTCCAACGTATGAAAAAGAAACAGACAGCCTCGCCATTGTGCACACGAATATTGCTGGTCAGAAGACCGATGGAAAAATGCTCACCCGAGTACTCCGAGATATAGTGATTGGTAATGATGGTTCAATTACCGCCAACGTCAGCGTAGAGAGAACCCACACCGGTGTTAAGGGAGATCAGTACACGGGGGTTCGTAATGTGGACTATTTGCGATTCTATGTTCCGCTCGGTAGTCAGCTTATTTCCGCCACCGGTTTTGGTGCACCAGACAAAACGTTGTTTGTGCCGGCCATAACGGGTGCTAAGGCAGATGAGCTGTTGAACGCTGAACGAAAAGCGGTTATTGATCCAAGTAGCCAAACTCGTATGTACAACGAGCTAGGCAGGGAAGTGTTTGCCAACTGGCTTATGGTTGACCCGGGGCAAAGTGCCACCGTGAATATTTCATATCGTCTGCCGTGGCGCTTGCAGTGTGCGTCGTCGTTTCTCGATTGGTTTGCAGTGAAGCAGAAAGAGCCATGCCAGCGCTTCTATACATTTGCTTGGGAGTCACAACCGGGCAGCCGTGGGGTGACGCTTGAGCAGAACATCGCTCTTCCTGGCGGTACTATTTCGACTGGCAAAGGGCCAGCCACCAGTCATTATAGCGAATCTTTAATCGCAGAAAGTGATGTACAAACAGCACTTACCGTTTCTATCCCGTATAACCATGAATAA
- a CDS encoding ATP-dependent Clp protease ATP-binding subunit gives MAHQYNTHSPASPVGAAIVSCPACFGEGTADYATCVLCAGEGSAIKVGNHIAWLPNDLSAAQFHRERLASIWRILIRGTIFCGAITALVYAALLFEAGITEAILSDFVSALLIFSATGDSFLFWVGVLCGLFVYVSIERDSYGIKKIPRLPYDASSAAQKTYRLDIYSMVSGDARSYIAAAIIRADKFRRPFRPADLFLSLITSSEVSLMLLRLGVQPADAGRAVVQELRAVTSTIETTIGQTLLRAYLSAYYDRRERLDCSALFEATIALDPVVRDVLYERGITESKIRHVLLWQQSDRQLRQRYQRLRSAARFRPHSRLDRAMTAVATPLLDAFSEDITEQAQYGGTFPFVRRSEAMKTALRIFESGGMPLLVGEQGVGKRGLLEDLADRMVAGEVPAELKDKRLVNLILPKLVSGANPSEAAERILRVLNEASRSGNIVLAISGVHGVRGISSGQAGSVDLAEVLATGVRRLRIKVIATTTPEANRQYLVGSALGGLFESVLLTEPTVEEAIPMVESHALLTELSHGVFFTYDAIERLVDLTSRFLPDKRLPKKAIDLLDELALYMKETRQKKKVIRSGDVDSFLSSKIDMPLRDVSHDESSLLLNFEDRIHERFINQEQAVSVVADALRRARAEIRDTKRPIVNLLFLGPTGVGKTELAKTVAALYFGDEKRMVRIDMSEYVGAESVERLTGGRATTYGILTEAVRAHPFSLVLLDELEKADTRVLNLFLQILDDGRVTAGNGEVIDFTNTIIIATSNAGTEYIQDAVRRGDEMGEIEKTLHETVLRKNFAPEFINRFDAVVVFKPLTLPHVSAIASLLLKKVAKRMEVHGVSFVALPAAIEELAAAGFDPLFGARPLRRVIQDRVDSVLARYLLEGRLHRRDSVTLEPGGILRIARPE, from the coding sequence ATGGCGCATCAGTACAACACTCATTCTCCTGCTAGCCCAGTAGGCGCCGCAATCGTTAGTTGCCCCGCCTGTTTTGGCGAAGGTACAGCGGATTACGCGACGTGCGTTTTGTGCGCCGGAGAGGGAAGTGCCATTAAAGTTGGGAATCACATTGCGTGGCTACCAAATGATTTGTCTGCAGCGCAGTTTCACCGTGAACGTCTGGCAAGTATTTGGCGGATACTGATTCGAGGAACAATCTTTTGCGGTGCGATTACTGCGTTAGTGTATGCCGCGCTGCTGTTTGAAGCTGGCATCACTGAAGCCATTCTATCTGATTTCGTTTCCGCACTCCTCATTTTTTCGGCAACCGGTGACTCATTTCTCTTTTGGGTCGGTGTGCTCTGCGGGTTGTTTGTGTATGTCAGTATTGAGCGTGATAGTTATGGCATAAAAAAGATTCCGCGCTTGCCCTACGATGCGTCTTCTGCGGCGCAAAAAACATATCGATTAGATATCTACAGTATGGTATCAGGCGACGCTCGAAGTTACATTGCTGCCGCAATTATTCGCGCAGACAAGTTTCGACGTCCTTTTCGACCCGCCGATTTATTTCTGTCGCTCATTACTAGTTCGGAAGTCTCCTTAATGTTGTTGCGACTTGGTGTTCAGCCGGCAGATGCTGGTCGGGCTGTTGTTCAAGAGTTACGTGCGGTCACGTCGACAATTGAAACAACCATCGGACAAACGTTACTCCGTGCCTACTTGTCGGCTTACTATGATCGTCGCGAACGGCTTGACTGCTCTGCCTTGTTTGAGGCCACCATTGCACTAGACCCGGTTGTTCGTGACGTACTGTATGAGCGAGGTATAACAGAAAGTAAAATTCGTCACGTACTTTTGTGGCAGCAGAGCGATCGTCAGCTTCGTCAGCGGTATCAAAGGTTACGTTCGGCCGCTCGGTTTCGACCGCATTCTCGGCTCGACCGTGCCATGACGGCGGTGGCCACGCCGCTTCTCGATGCTTTTTCTGAGGACATCACTGAACAAGCGCAGTATGGTGGTACGTTTCCGTTTGTGCGTCGCAGTGAAGCCATGAAAACTGCCTTACGTATATTTGAAAGCGGTGGTATGCCGCTCCTTGTTGGCGAGCAGGGGGTGGGTAAGCGGGGTCTGTTAGAAGACTTAGCTGACCGAATGGTGGCTGGTGAAGTACCGGCGGAATTAAAGGACAAGCGGTTAGTCAACCTTATTTTGCCAAAGTTAGTCAGCGGCGCGAATCCGTCTGAAGCGGCAGAGCGCATTTTGCGAGTTTTAAACGAGGCTAGTCGCTCCGGCAACATCGTGCTCGCTATTTCCGGCGTGCACGGTGTGCGTGGCATATCGAGTGGTCAGGCGGGCAGCGTGGACCTGGCCGAGGTATTAGCAACGGGTGTGCGACGGTTACGCATTAAAGTGATTGCCACAACAACGCCTGAAGCCAACCGTCAGTATTTGGTTGGGTCTGCCCTGGGTGGCTTATTTGAATCAGTGCTTCTGACCGAGCCAACCGTGGAAGAAGCGATTCCTATGGTGGAGTCTCATGCGCTGCTCACTGAGCTGTCACACGGCGTCTTTTTTACGTATGACGCCATAGAGCGGTTGGTCGATCTGACTAGTCGTTTTTTGCCCGATAAGCGGCTGCCAAAAAAAGCTATTGATCTGTTAGACGAGCTGGCGCTGTACATGAAAGAAACAAGGCAAAAGAAAAAGGTAATTCGCTCAGGGGACGTTGATAGCTTTCTGTCTTCAAAAATTGATATGCCACTTCGTGATGTATCGCATGACGAGTCGTCACTGCTTCTAAATTTTGAGGACCGAATACACGAACGATTTATTAATCAAGAGCAAGCGGTCAGTGTGGTGGCTGACGCGCTTAGGCGGGCTCGCGCGGAGATTCGAGATACGAAGCGCCCTATTGTAAACCTTCTCTTTTTGGGTCCAACTGGTGTTGGGAAAACAGAACTAGCGAAGACCGTTGCGGCGCTCTACTTCGGTGACGAAAAGAGAATGGTGCGAATTGATATGTCTGAATATGTTGGTGCTGAAAGTGTTGAACGGTTAACTGGTGGTCGAGCGACAACATATGGCATTCTGACAGAAGCAGTGCGGGCGCATCCGTTTTCGTTGGTGTTGCTCGACGAATTAGAGAAAGCAGATACACGGGTGCTCAATCTATTTTTACAGATACTCGATGACGGTCGAGTAACTGCTGGTAATGGGGAAGTTATTGATTTTACGAATACCATCATCATCGCTACGTCAAACGCCGGTACTGAGTATATTCAAGACGCTGTCCGACGAGGTGACGAAATGGGTGAAATTGAAAAAACACTACATGAAACGGTATTGAGAAAGAATTTTGCACCAGAGTTCATTAATCGTTTTGATGCAGTGGTGGTTTTCAAGCCGCTTACCTTACCGCATGTTTCGGCCATTGCCAGTTTGTTGTTAAAAAAAGTTGCGAAGCGAATGGAAGTGCATGGCGTTTCGTTTGTGGCCTTACCTGCGGCGATAGAAGAATTAGCTGCCGCCGGATTTGATCCACTCTTTGGCGCGCGTCCTCTGCGGCGGGTTATTCAGGATAGAGTTGATTCAGTACTGGCCAGGTACTTACTTGAAGGTCGGCTACATCGAAGAGATTCTGTAACGTTAGAGCCGGGCGGTATACTGCGCATTGCGCGACCAGAGTAA
- a CDS encoding MraY family glycosyltransferase, translating into MLYAIAFGAAGIVVQFFILLVRAYANSRHIVDDPTQDAARRMHTRPIPLLGGLAVFASIFTVAFYFGFIRTDLVTTYLNAGQLVWFFIGGFILMLGGYLDDRYGLPAPAKLALPVLASLAVVFGGIGVNFITNPFGGVWRIDQIKLPVTLAEASYFVNLGSALFTVIWLSVLMYTTKVLDGLDGLVSGIGFIGAATIFTLCLLPPVLQPDTALFAAIIAGAFFGFLPHNWHPAKQFLGESGSLLAGYTIGVLSIIAGGKMATAALVMGLPLLDAFVVVVRRVLERKSIFSADRSHLHFVLVDLGLGVRGSVAVFFACSAAFGAAALFLQSTYKLYALAFLGVLAGTIIFGLPFAKRVIGK; encoded by the coding sequence ATGCTGTACGCCATAGCTTTTGGGGCAGCTGGTATTGTGGTGCAATTTTTCATTCTGTTGGTACGCGCCTATGCCAACAGTCGTCACATAGTTGACGACCCAACGCAGGACGCCGCACGACGGATGCACACCCGACCTATTCCGCTCCTCGGTGGCCTGGCAGTGTTTGCTTCTATCTTTACTGTGGCATTCTATTTTGGATTCATTCGAACAGACCTGGTTACCACCTATCTTAACGCGGGTCAGTTGGTCTGGTTCTTTATTGGTGGGTTCATACTCATGCTTGGTGGTTATCTCGATGATCGCTATGGTCTGCCTGCGCCCGCCAAACTGGCTTTACCGGTGCTCGCTTCACTTGCCGTGGTGTTTGGTGGGATTGGGGTCAACTTTATTACGAACCCCTTTGGCGGCGTCTGGCGCATTGATCAAATAAAGCTGCCAGTGACCTTGGCTGAGGCCAGCTATTTCGTAAATCTTGGCTCAGCACTCTTTACGGTTATATGGCTGTCGGTCTTAATGTACACGACGAAAGTTCTAGACGGCCTCGACGGACTGGTGAGTGGCATTGGCTTTATTGGTGCGGCAACAATATTTACGTTGTGCCTCTTGCCACCAGTACTGCAGCCTGATACCGCATTGTTCGCAGCCATTATTGCCGGCGCATTTTTTGGTTTCTTGCCACACAATTGGCATCCGGCAAAACAGTTCTTGGGGGAGTCTGGTAGTCTCTTGGCTGGTTACACAATTGGTGTGCTTAGTATCATTGCTGGCGGGAAAATGGCTACCGCAGCGCTCGTCATGGGTCTTCCGCTCCTCGACGCTTTTGTTGTCGTTGTGAGGAGGGTGCTTGAGCGAAAAAGTATTTTTTCGGCTGATCGTTCACACCTTCATTTTGTGCTCGTTGACCTCGGGCTTGGGGTTCGTGGTTCGGTGGCGGTGTTTTTTGCCTGCAGCGCCGCCTTCGGTGCGGCTGCGCTTTTCTTGCAATCCACCTATAAACTCTACGCATTGGCGTTTCTCGGAGTGCTTGCCGGAACGATTATATTCGGTCTACCATTTGCCAAACGGGTTATCGGTAAGTAA
- a CDS encoding glycosyltransferase family 2 protein: protein MTDRQKYRLLEAIPGTLTWFTFTLAILLSVVKPLWAIALVILFDLYWLLRVGYFVFYLIHSWRIQRRESRRAWWDELRVTYPSWGEYYHIIFLPTYRESKEVIETTLTRFTEIAYDPKRLIVVLAGEERDAENFSALARELEARYASHFHAFITTLHPKDLPNEIPGKGANLNWSGHRVQEYVDEQKLAYDKLIVSAFDVDTIVAPQYFACLTYTYLSQPNPQRSSYQPAVVYNNNLWESPALVRIAAMGTTFWLMTELARPERLFTFSSHSMSWQALVDVGFWEKRIVTEDSRIFLQCFLHYEGDYVVTPMYVPVSMDMVAAGGYVKSLGALYRQQRRWAWGVEHLPFMLWNFRKHPNIPMRKKLYYLWNLGEGMYTWATAPILITVLGYLPLYLAPLNIAEVALTQNAPALLELLLRLAMVGIFVSGILGMSLLPPRPNTVPANRYLIMILQWALLPFTLILFGSLPAIDAQTRLLLGKHLGFNVTHKVRKSS, encoded by the coding sequence ATGACTGATAGGCAAAAGTATCGTTTACTCGAGGCAATTCCAGGTACCCTTACCTGGTTTACCTTTACTTTGGCAATCCTACTTTCAGTGGTCAAACCACTGTGGGCTATAGCGCTTGTCATTCTTTTTGACCTTTACTGGCTCCTCCGGGTTGGTTATTTCGTTTTCTACCTCATTCATTCCTGGCGCATTCAGCGTCGAGAATCGCGACGAGCATGGTGGGATGAATTACGGGTAACGTATCCATCATGGGGTGAGTATTACCATATAATTTTTTTACCAACGTACCGGGAATCGAAGGAGGTCATTGAAACAACACTCACTCGCTTTACGGAAATTGCGTACGACCCCAAACGACTCATTGTCGTTTTGGCTGGAGAAGAGCGAGATGCTGAAAATTTTTCAGCACTGGCCCGAGAATTAGAAGCTCGTTACGCGTCGCATTTTCATGCCTTCATTACGACGCTTCATCCGAAAGATTTGCCAAATGAAATTCCGGGTAAAGGCGCCAACCTAAATTGGTCAGGGCATCGTGTGCAAGAATACGTTGATGAACAAAAACTCGCTTATGACAAACTCATCGTATCTGCGTTTGATGTTGATACAATTGTCGCGCCACAGTATTTTGCCTGCTTAACCTATACGTACCTCTCGCAGCCAAATCCGCAGCGGTCAAGTTACCAACCAGCCGTTGTTTATAATAATAATCTTTGGGAGTCGCCGGCGTTGGTTCGCATTGCCGCCATGGGCACAACATTCTGGTTGATGACCGAACTCGCTCGGCCAGAGCGACTCTTTACATTTTCGTCGCACAGCATGAGCTGGCAGGCGCTCGTTGATGTTGGCTTCTGGGAGAAGCGAATTGTCACCGAAGATTCGCGTATTTTCTTGCAGTGCTTCCTGCACTATGAGGGTGACTACGTCGTTACGCCAATGTACGTGCCAGTATCGATGGATATGGTGGCGGCTGGTGGGTACGTGAAAAGTTTAGGGGCACTGTATCGACAGCAGCGACGCTGGGCGTGGGGCGTTGAGCACTTACCGTTCATGCTGTGGAACTTCCGAAAACACCCAAACATTCCGATGCGAAAAAAATTGTACTACCTCTGGAATTTGGGCGAGGGTATGTATACGTGGGCCACAGCACCAATTCTTATCACCGTGCTTGGCTATCTACCGCTCTATTTGGCGCCGCTGAACATTGCAGAAGTTGCGCTCACACAGAATGCGCCGGCATTACTTGAGTTGTTACTACGACTCGCCATGGTGGGTATTTTTGTAAGCGGTATTTTGGGTATGTCGCTCTTGCCACCTCGGCCAAACACTGTACCGGCGAACAGATACCTCATCATGATTTTACAGTGGGCACTGTTACCGTTCACGCTAATTTTATTTGGTTCGCTACCGGCAATTGATGCGCAAACGAGACTCCTTCTCGGCAAGCACCTCGGTTTTAACGTCACACATAAGGTACGAAAGTCGTCATGA
- a CDS encoding glycosyltransferase, translating into MSVRIVLVTRNGLPIVEESLSAIASYSGGAQVSLLDNGSTDGTSAVLRAWAMQHNAELLISETNTGFSAAYNALLRQGSEPYLLVLNQDAVLSSGYVDALEKVLGEVPELASVSGTLLRRDDVVTNVIDAQGLTIHATGRVVERNRGQQFKNSTTELQYGFGNPATATLYRRSALQSIALGTAVHPQYFDEHFFAYKEDVDLAYRLALAGWKSAVLPNVVASHIRSVRGIADDQQEIGGRRTAAAWLARTDLQQYLSYRNHLYFLFGTALVRRNYVSLPLVIMYEKIKAFMVLITRPRQFFRAWGEVFGNREYLKEKRKHTRALKRVQV; encoded by the coding sequence ATGAGCGTTCGTATCGTACTTGTCACGAGAAACGGGCTACCCATTGTTGAAGAGTCCTTGTCTGCCATTGCTAGCTATAGCGGTGGTGCACAGGTGAGTTTGCTAGACAATGGTTCGACAGACGGAACAAGTGCCGTTCTTCGTGCATGGGCCATGCAGCACAATGCAGAGCTATTAATCTCAGAAACAAACACCGGTTTTTCAGCCGCCTATAATGCTTTACTGCGACAGGGGAGTGAGCCATATCTCTTGGTATTAAATCAAGATGCGGTGTTGAGTTCCGGCTATGTGGATGCATTAGAGAAAGTGCTCGGTGAAGTGCCTGAGCTAGCGTCAGTTAGCGGAACGCTACTCCGCAGGGATGACGTCGTAACAAATGTTATCGACGCGCAGGGGCTTACAATTCATGCAACGGGTCGGGTAGTTGAGAGAAACCGCGGACAACAATTTAAAAATTCGACCACGGAGTTACAGTACGGTTTTGGTAATCCCGCCACAGCTACGCTGTATCGTCGCTCAGCACTGCAAAGTATCGCCCTTGGCACCGCCGTACATCCACAATATTTTGATGAGCACTTCTTTGCCTATAAAGAGGATGTTGACCTCGCGTACCGTCTGGCACTTGCCGGTTGGAAGTCTGCGGTCTTACCGAATGTTGTCGCCAGTCACATTCGCTCAGTCCGCGGCATTGCGGACGACCAGCAAGAAATTGGGGGGCGGCGTACGGCTGCGGCATGGCTTGCCCGGACTGATCTCCAGCAGTACCTTTCTTATCGTAACCACCTATATTTTCTTTTTGGTACCGCGCTCGTGCGGCGAAACTATGTTTCATTGCCGCTCGTTATTATGTACGAAAAGATAAAGGCGTTTATGGTACTCATTACCCGACCACGACAATTTTTTCGAGCGTGGGGCGAGGTATTTGGTAATCGTGAGTATTTGAAGGAAAAGCGTAAACACACTCGTGCTCTTAAACGGGTTCAGGTATGA
- a CDS encoding glycosyltransferase family 2 protein, whose protein sequence is MKLSIVIVNYNTAGLLREFLRAIFANPPEIPYEIIVVDNGSRDRSIEVLKEFSGRVQVIDTKRNLGYSRGTNVGIQTAQGEFILLANTDLVWEPAAVLSLVAHVEANPKVGAVGPKLLNPDSSLQYSCYRFHTLLTALYRRTPLGRTQTGKRELARFLMTDWSHDETRAVPWLMSSCLLLRRAAMTAVGNFDERYFVYFADTDYCRRLWLANWEVHYLASASLIHFHRRESADDWRTAIIHSKDLLRYFWKWRRSVPPRV, encoded by the coding sequence ATGAAACTTTCAATTGTTATCGTAAATTATAATACCGCTGGATTGCTTCGTGAATTTTTGCGCGCCATTTTTGCGAATCCGCCGGAGATTCCATATGAGATTATCGTTGTTGATAATGGCTCACGGGATAGAAGTATTGAAGTACTCAAAGAGTTTTCTGGTCGAGTACAGGTGATAGATACAAAGCGTAATCTTGGATATAGCCGCGGCACTAATGTTGGTATTCAGACGGCACAAGGGGAGTTCATACTGCTCGCTAACACCGACCTCGTTTGGGAGCCTGCGGCTGTTCTTTCGCTTGTTGCACATGTAGAGGCAAACCCAAAGGTTGGTGCCGTCGGACCCAAATTATTGAATCCTGATTCCTCGCTTCAGTATTCCTGCTACCGTTTTCATACACTACTCACCGCGTTGTACCGTCGCACGCCGCTTGGACGAACGCAGACGGGAAAGCGTGAGTTAGCCCGATTTCTCATGACGGATTGGTCGCACGACGAAACGCGAGCAGTTCCCTGGTTAATGTCGAGTTGTCTATTACTTCGTCGCGCGGCAATGACTGCGGTGGGCAATTTTGATGAACGCTACTTTGTCTATTTCGCCGACACGGATTACTGTCGCCGGTTATGGTTGGCGAACTGGGAAGTGCATTACCTGGCTTCGGCCTCGCTGATACACTTTCATAGACGTGAATCAGCTGACGACTGGCGCACTGCGATTATTCATAGTAAGGATCTTTTGCGATATTTTTGGAAGTGGAGAAGGTCAGTGCCGCCGCGCGTTTAG
- a CDS encoding rod shape-determining protein produces the protein MWSKKIAIDLGTTNTLVHLPKRGIVINEPSVVAISIVDKKILAVGNEAKEMLGRTPETIVALRPLKEGVIADYRTTEAMLRYFINKALGGVRFFRPEVMVAVPAGITATERRAVIDACMAAGAKAAFIIKEPIAAAIGANIPIGSPSGHMIIDIGGGTSEMAVISLGGIVSSTSVRIGGTKFDAAIMEHIKKKYNLAIGERTAEEIKIEIGSALYLDEKLSMNVRGRDTLTGLPQTITVTSDDVTDAIQAELEGIIDATKSVLQHTPPELSADVIDKGMVLSGGSSLLRNLDQLLSRATGVPAYVADDALLCVAKGTGIALENLEAYKRSILATR, from the coding sequence ATGTGGTCAAAGAAAATTGCCATTGATCTTGGCACAACAAACACATTGGTGCATTTGCCGAAGCGTGGCATTGTTATCAATGAACCATCCGTTGTGGCCATTTCTATCGTGGACAAAAAGATTTTGGCAGTGGGGAACGAAGCAAAAGAAATGCTTGGCCGAACGCCAGAAACAATTGTCGCGCTCCGACCACTGAAAGAAGGCGTCATAGCAGATTACCGAACCACCGAAGCCATGCTTCGTTATTTCATAAATAAAGCTTTAGGTGGTGTTCGTTTTTTTCGACCGGAAGTAATGGTAGCTGTCCCCGCCGGTATTACCGCCACAGAACGTCGCGCCGTAATCGACGCTTGTATGGCGGCCGGCGCCAAAGCCGCGTTTATCATTAAAGAGCCTATTGCTGCTGCCATTGGTGCAAACATTCCCATTGGTTCGCCGTCAGGCCACATGATTATCGACATCGGTGGTGGTACATCTGAAATGGCGGTTATCTCGCTCGGTGGCATTGTATCGAGCACTTCAGTGCGCATTGGTGGCACGAAATTTGATGCCGCCATCATGGAGCATATTAAGAAAAAGTATAACTTGGCTATTGGTGAACGAACGGCAGAAGAAATTAAAATTGAAATTGGTTCTGCGCTTTACCTCGACGAAAAATTAAGTATGAACGTTCGTGGTCGGGACACCCTTACAGGACTCCCACAAACTATCACCGTGACGTCTGACGACGTGACCGACGCTATTCAAGCTGAGTTAGAAGGAATCATTGACGCCACAAAGTCCGTTTTGCAGCACACGCCACCAGAGCTTTCGGCCGATGTCATCGACAAAGGCATGGTGCTTTCAGGTGGCAGCTCATTACTCAGAAATCTTGACCAACTGTTGAGTCGTGCCACTGGTGTGCCAGCGTACGTGGCGGATGACGCTTTGCTCTGCGTTGCGAAAGGTACTGGCATTGCCCTCGAGAATTTAGAAGCATATAAGCGAAGTATTTTGGCCACCCGCTAG
- the rplU gene encoding 50S ribosomal protein L21 — MHAVIKTGGKQYVVTEQQQLDIEKIEGEEGAVITLKDVLLVSDDKKVTIGTPMLEKAAVQATILKQGRARKIRVVKFKSKVRYHKVQGHRQPFTKIQVTKISAS; from the coding sequence ATGCACGCAGTAATCAAAACGGGCGGAAAACAGTACGTTGTCACAGAACAACAGCAGCTTGATATTGAAAAAATTGAGGGTGAGGAAGGTGCGGTAATTACGCTGAAGGATGTCCTGTTGGTGTCGGACGACAAAAAGGTGACCATTGGCACACCGATGCTCGAAAAGGCAGCTGTTCAGGCAACGATTCTAAAGCAAGGCCGAGCTCGTAAAATTAGAGTCGTTAAATTTAAATCTAAAGTTCGCTACCACAAGGTACAGGGGCACCGACAGCCTTTCACGAAAATTCAGGTCACGAAAATTTCAGCCTCCTAG